One genomic segment of Chitinophaga parva includes these proteins:
- a CDS encoding PorP/SprF family type IX secretion system membrane protein, whose product MKKFLFILLITLCGIKVSAQQDAQFSQYMFNGLYINPAYAGYHEAWNVHAFYRNQWSSFPGAPKTFSVAADGNLKNERVGLGIQVMNDKLGASNNTSLYGTYAYRFPVNEEGDHRLSIGISAGFVQQHMDLSKLSPTSTALDPVLVNGRKDAMLPDARVGIYYNTEKWFAGFSANNLFTHAFQKSDALKEYLPLKPHLYFTLGGIFPVSEQLKLKPSLLVKEDMAGPTSIDINAMGLIQEKLWVGISYRSAYLKRNNLQDGLQQPSAMVFMADFIVSEKLRIGYAYDKTINSTVANNAPTNEISLGYYFRHKDGRVISPKYF is encoded by the coding sequence ATGAAAAAGTTCCTGTTCATCCTATTGATCACGCTGTGCGGAATAAAAGTTTCCGCACAGCAGGACGCCCAGTTCAGCCAGTACATGTTCAACGGGCTCTATATCAACCCGGCCTATGCCGGCTACCATGAAGCGTGGAATGTGCATGCCTTCTACCGCAACCAGTGGAGCAGCTTCCCAGGCGCGCCCAAAACCTTTTCCGTAGCTGCGGATGGCAATTTGAAGAACGAACGTGTGGGCCTGGGCATACAGGTGATGAATGATAAACTGGGTGCATCCAACAACACCTCGCTGTACGGCACCTATGCCTACCGCTTCCCGGTGAATGAAGAAGGCGACCACCGCCTGTCCATCGGCATCAGCGCGGGCTTTGTGCAGCAGCACATGGACCTCTCCAAGCTATCTCCCACCAGCACCGCCCTGGACCCGGTACTGGTGAATGGCCGCAAAGACGCCATGCTGCCCGATGCACGCGTAGGCATTTACTACAATACTGAAAAATGGTTTGCCGGTTTTTCTGCCAATAATCTTTTCACACATGCCTTCCAGAAATCAGACGCACTGAAAGAATACCTTCCCCTGAAGCCACACCTGTACTTCACGCTGGGCGGCATTTTCCCGGTATCGGAGCAGCTGAAACTGAAGCCTTCCCTGCTGGTAAAAGAAGACATGGCCGGCCCCACCAGCATAGATATAAATGCCATGGGCCTCATCCAGGAAAAGCTGTGGGTAGGCATCTCCTACCGCTCCGCTTACCTGAAGCGGAACAACCTGCAGGACGGCCTGCAACAGCCATCCGCCATGGTGTTCATGGCAGATTTTATCGTGAGTGAAAAACTGCGCATCGGCTATGCATATGATAAGACGATCAACAGCACAGTGGCTAACAATGCGCCCACAAACGAGATCTCACTGGGCTACTACTTCAGGCACAAAGACGGGCGGGTGATCTCCCCTAAATATTTCTAA
- a CDS encoding family 16 glycosylhydrolase, whose product MKKAMLAGSILLSAFCFVSCTKNLDNKPTDNSLAGESKPRAVTYTMVWNDEFDGTSVNTSNWNIDNGNPGVNNEKEYYQSANATVSGGNLVITARKQTVGGQPYTSAKLTTAGKYQPTYGRIEARIKLPGVQGMWPAFWMLGASINNGTPWPDCGEIDIMEQVNTNNTILGTMHWNAGSGHVQYGSSTTATATDWHVYAVEWDANGIHWYVDGTNYVNGNIQNNINNTGAFHNPFFIILNLAVGGDLPGNTINDAALPTQMLVDYVRVYSMSNSGGTVPIGQTITLKGSNGLYVSSENGTQPMTCNRTTAQAWEQFTVVDAGGGKVALQSMGKYVSSENGTQAITCNRTTVSDWEKFTWVTQPDGTISFIGNNGKYISSENGTQAMTCNRATAGAWEAFHL is encoded by the coding sequence ATGAAAAAAGCAATGTTAGCAGGGAGCATCCTGCTGAGCGCATTCTGTTTCGTGTCCTGCACTAAAAACCTGGACAACAAACCCACAGACAATTCCCTTGCCGGGGAAAGCAAGCCCCGCGCCGTTACCTACACCATGGTGTGGAACGATGAATTTGATGGTACCAGCGTAAATACCAGCAACTGGAACATCGACAATGGCAACCCCGGCGTGAACAATGAGAAGGAGTACTATCAGTCTGCCAATGCCACCGTATCCGGCGGTAACCTGGTGATCACTGCCAGAAAGCAAACAGTGGGCGGCCAGCCTTACACTTCTGCCAAGCTGACCACTGCCGGCAAGTACCAGCCTACTTACGGCCGTATTGAGGCCCGCATTAAACTGCCGGGTGTACAGGGCATGTGGCCTGCATTCTGGATGCTGGGCGCCAGCATCAATAACGGCACGCCCTGGCCCGACTGTGGTGAGATCGACATTATGGAGCAGGTGAATACCAACAATACCATCCTGGGCACCATGCACTGGAATGCCGGTAGTGGCCACGTACAGTATGGCAGCAGCACTACCGCTACGGCTACAGACTGGCATGTGTATGCCGTGGAATGGGATGCTAATGGCATTCACTGGTATGTAGACGGTACCAATTATGTAAATGGTAATATCCAGAACAATATTAACAACACCGGTGCTTTTCATAATCCCTTCTTTATCATCCTGAACCTGGCCGTAGGTGGAGACCTGCCTGGTAACACCATTAATGACGCCGCCCTGCCCACGCAAATGCTGGTGGACTATGTGCGCGTGTACAGCATGAGCAATTCCGGCGGCACGGTGCCCATTGGCCAGACCATCACCCTCAAGGGCAGCAATGGCTTATATGTGAGCAGTGAAAATGGCACCCAGCCCATGACGTGCAACCGCACTACTGCCCAGGCATGGGAACAATTTACCGTGGTGGATGCCGGTGGTGGCAAAGTGGCGCTGCAAAGCATGGGTAAATATGTGAGCAGCGAGAACGGCACCCAGGCCATCACGTGCAACCGTACTACGGTGAGTGACTGGGAAAAATTCACCTGGGTGACGCAGCCGGATGGCACTATCTCTTTTATTGGCAATAACGGGAAATATATATCCAGCGAGAATGGCACCCAGGCCATGACCTGCAACAGGGCAACCGCAGGGGCTTGGGAGGCCTTCCATTTGTAA
- a CDS encoding patatin-like phospholipase family protein — protein sequence MAALSPEKKKRTTTLTPEDFTAQPEVREAVAKVLADFKGTQPKIVSDVIDDAGHQYVNLVQKGGGVLGIALVGYTYVLEQAGIRFLKLAGTSAGAINTSLMTILKEKEDAKSEAVIQILCDLDFFSFVDGHPAARWLIRNFITHENFNRIMLRWAIIIGSMLVLLPLLCFVFFGLQHQHPALAVITQTAFGLTALGFVAICVFSGWVGSLLSRLKNAGFGINPGDTFYDWIKKIFEANGIHTVEDLTTKARKRPASLRVRENAPQTLENLDGDVTFITAELVTQNKIQFPAMYNLFRAPGDKPIHPAGFVRASMSIPVFFESYMIPDIDCTRPEIVKAWADTFFEKDPPGTARFVDGGVLSNFPMNLFYNPALAQPRLPTFGIDLDDSNPNDKTKNPYFWTGGGYLGRVFNTIRFYYDKDFLIKNSMYQAGVGSIPLQRFKWLNFFLDNQDKVDMFICGAQAAQRFLADFKWEDYKQTQVAARKQLS from the coding sequence ATGGCAGCGCTGTCGCCTGAAAAGAAAAAGCGGACCACTACCCTTACCCCGGAAGACTTTACGGCACAGCCGGAAGTGAGGGAGGCAGTGGCCAAAGTCCTGGCCGATTTCAAAGGTACCCAGCCCAAAATTGTATCTGATGTAATAGATGATGCAGGCCACCAATACGTGAACCTGGTACAGAAAGGCGGGGGCGTGCTGGGCATTGCCCTGGTAGGCTACACCTATGTGCTGGAGCAGGCAGGCATCCGCTTCCTGAAGCTGGCCGGCACCAGCGCAGGCGCCATCAATACCTCGCTGATGACCATTCTTAAAGAAAAAGAGGATGCCAAATCAGAAGCCGTGATCCAGATCCTGTGTGACCTGGATTTTTTCAGTTTTGTAGACGGCCACCCGGCAGCCCGCTGGCTGATCCGCAACTTTATCACCCACGAAAATTTTAACCGGATCATGCTGCGGTGGGCCATCATCATTGGCTCCATGCTGGTGCTGCTGCCGTTACTTTGTTTTGTTTTTTTTGGCCTGCAGCACCAGCATCCGGCGCTGGCCGTGATCACACAAACTGCATTTGGGCTCACAGCGTTAGGCTTCGTGGCCATCTGTGTTTTTTCCGGTTGGGTAGGAAGCCTGCTATCCCGGCTAAAGAATGCCGGCTTTGGCATTAACCCCGGCGACACCTTTTATGACTGGATCAAAAAGATCTTCGAGGCCAATGGCATCCACACCGTGGAAGACCTTACCACCAAAGCTCGTAAACGCCCCGCCAGCCTGCGCGTACGGGAAAATGCACCGCAGACCCTGGAAAACCTGGACGGGGATGTGACCTTCATCACCGCGGAACTGGTTACACAAAACAAGATCCAGTTTCCCGCCATGTACAACCTGTTCCGCGCCCCCGGCGACAAGCCCATTCACCCCGCGGGATTTGTGCGTGCGTCCATGTCCATTCCCGTGTTCTTTGAATCGTACATGATCCCCGATATTGATTGTACCCGGCCTGAGATCGTGAAAGCATGGGCCGATACCTTCTTTGAAAAAGACCCGCCTGGCACCGCGCGTTTCGTGGATGGCGGCGTGCTGTCCAACTTTCCCATGAACCTGTTTTACAACCCGGCCCTGGCCCAGCCCCGCCTGCCCACCTTTGGCATAGACCTGGACGACAGTAACCCGAATGATAAAACAAAGAACCCTTATTTCTGGACCGGGGGCGGTTACCTGGGCCGCGTGTTCAATACCATCCGTTTTTATTATGACAAGGACTTCCTGATCAAGAACAGCATGTACCAGGCCGGCGTGGGCAGCATTCCGCTGCAGCGTTTCAAGTGGTTGAATTTTTTCCTGGACAACCAGGACAAGGTAGATATGTTTATCTGCGGCGCACAGGCTGCGCAGCGCTTCCTGGCCGATTTTAAATGGGAAGATTACAAACAGACGCAGGTGGCAGCCCGCAAGCAATTATCTTAA